The proteins below are encoded in one region of Fimbriimonadaceae bacterium:
- a CDS encoding VRR-NUC domain-containing protein, translating to MKKPVPRERQVQESIVEALQLAGFDVKHTSAWRQKGASGVSKGIPDLLVWHPRCEMMCFGIEVKRPGGCLSPEQREAVEKGRYRVATGPVEALEAALAFSSKTRLREAESKCRKLITALRGGTDG from the coding sequence ATGAAAAAGCCCGTCCCAAGAGAGCGGCAAGTCCAGGAATCGATCGTCGAGGCTCTGCAGCTAGCCGGGTTCGACGTTAAGCACACGTCGGCATGGAGGCAGAAAGGCGCCAGCGGAGTCTCCAAGGGAATCCCCGACCTCCTCGTCTGGCACCCGCGCTGCGAGATGATGTGTTTCGGGATCGAGGTCAAGCGTCCTGGCGGGTGCCTCTCTCCTGAGCAGCGCGAAGCTGTGGAGAAGGGGCGCTACCGAGTTGCGACGGGGCCTGTAGAGGCCCTTGAGGCCGCCCTCGCCTTCTCATCAAAGACGCGGCTTCGAGAAGCGGAGTCAAAGTGCCGCAAGCTCATCACGGCATTACGGGGAGGGACGGATGGCTGA
- a CDS encoding M15 family metallopeptidase, whose amino-acid sequence MTATLIESSERAKFRGLRVRGLDVAVESLRGVFAMIRENERDAFEQIQTAGMLCCRYVRGSSRALSNHSWGTAIDLTFNGADVDRMGDERCQVGLLMVYKYFHAAGWYWGRGFSREDSMHFELADETVRRLLA is encoded by the coding sequence GTGACTGCGACCTTGATAGAGTCGTCCGAGCGTGCCAAGTTCAGAGGGTTGCGAGTCCGTGGCCTTGACGTCGCGGTTGAATCGCTACGGGGTGTCTTCGCGATGATCCGCGAGAACGAAAGGGACGCATTCGAGCAAATCCAGACGGCGGGGATGCTTTGTTGCCGCTACGTGCGGGGATCTAGCCGGGCGCTTTCTAACCATTCATGGGGGACTGCGATCGACCTGACCTTCAATGGTGCGGACGTTGACAGGATGGGTGACGAGCGTTGCCAGGTGGGCCTACTGATGGTCTACAAATACTTCCATGCGGCGGGCTGGTACTGGGGGAGAGGGTTTAGCCGTGAAGATTCCATGCATTTCGAGCTTGCCGACGAGACTGTCCGGAGGCTTCTTGCGTGA
- a CDS encoding DUF935 family protein, whose protein sequence is MPPTPDQLADEFVTGGSPDFVMAAYAAVRAVSPRYIDDVTTGQLPSDVYERMLRETSVASAYDTYKLATLSGGYRVAPAVAMPPAARRADRPEEVAAADRAEELAQFVRRSVEASIPTFRESLKALLDGAAFGSKVLEVVLKPGEGEDAGRWVLDGLRPKSAGRLAYVLDDKDRLLGVLPVNTGTSATIGMTFASEAEVTEMLPPEKFVIYSRDPRDGDPRGRSVLRPAYTPWFMLTQVVPEFFKYLGKFSSPQVIGKCSPNENGEVPQYDADGTPMTDSSGAPKMTSAQRRLLGQLLGWKNAWALAVPAGTEVEMLEAKSNGEAFRHALDYFKREIHEAILGTAQATTEAKHESRSSKDIGQDILGLRVSDQRQAIEEVVGGFFRLLVELNFGPDDAKLAPYLSLGSVEQQDKWKGLQAVADAYAKGYVHDSQLPELDAELGLPERDMEAIAADKAERALREQAQAEEARRLFTPAG, encoded by the coding sequence ATGCCGCCCACGCCTGACCAGCTGGCCGATGAATTTGTGACCGGGGGCTCGCCAGACTTTGTGATGGCGGCCTATGCAGCCGTTCGAGCGGTCTCGCCCCGTTACATCGACGACGTGACGACGGGGCAGTTACCGAGCGACGTTTACGAGCGGATGCTGCGGGAGACGTCTGTGGCCAGCGCGTACGACACCTACAAGCTCGCCACGCTCAGCGGAGGGTACCGGGTCGCCCCGGCGGTGGCTATGCCCCCGGCAGCGCGGAGGGCCGATCGCCCTGAAGAGGTGGCTGCAGCAGACCGGGCGGAGGAACTCGCACAATTCGTGCGCCGGTCGGTCGAGGCGTCTATCCCGACGTTCCGAGAATCGCTCAAAGCGCTTCTCGACGGTGCGGCTTTTGGCAGCAAGGTGCTCGAGGTCGTCCTGAAGCCTGGCGAGGGCGAGGACGCCGGCCGATGGGTGCTCGACGGTTTGCGGCCGAAATCGGCTGGCCGGCTCGCTTACGTGCTCGACGACAAAGACCGGTTGCTCGGCGTGTTGCCGGTGAACACCGGAACGTCAGCGACGATCGGAATGACATTTGCGAGCGAGGCGGAGGTCACGGAAATGCTGCCGCCCGAGAAGTTCGTCATCTATTCGCGCGACCCGCGGGACGGCGACCCGCGAGGACGGTCGGTGCTTCGCCCGGCCTACACGCCGTGGTTCATGCTCACGCAGGTCGTGCCGGAGTTCTTCAAATATCTCGGGAAGTTCAGCAGTCCACAGGTGATCGGGAAGTGCAGCCCGAACGAAAACGGCGAGGTCCCTCAGTACGACGCTGACGGGACGCCGATGACCGACTCCTCGGGAGCCCCTAAAATGACCTCGGCCCAGCGACGTCTGCTGGGCCAGCTGCTCGGCTGGAAGAACGCGTGGGCCCTTGCCGTGCCGGCCGGCACCGAGGTCGAAATGCTCGAAGCCAAGAGCAACGGCGAGGCCTTTCGTCATGCCCTCGATTATTTCAAGCGCGAGATCCACGAGGCGATCCTGGGAACGGCACAGGCCACAACCGAAGCGAAGCACGAGAGTCGCTCCAGCAAGGACATCGGCCAAGACATCTTGGGGCTGCGCGTCTCAGACCAGCGACAAGCGATCGAAGAGGTCGTCGGCGGGTTCTTCCGCTTGCTGGTCGAGTTGAATTTCGGGCCTGACGACGCAAAGCTCGCGCCATACCTTAGCCTCGGCTCTGTCGAGCAGCAGGACAAGTGGAAGGGGCTACAGGCTGTGGCGGACGCGTACGCGAAGGGGTACGTGCACGATTCCCAACTCCCAGAGCTTGACGCGGAGCTCGGCCTCCCCGAGCGCGACATGGAAGCTATCGCCGCGGATAAGGCCGAGCGCGCGTTACGAGAGCAGGCACAGGCTGAGGAGGCCAGGCGGCTATTCACGCCTGCGGGATGA
- a CDS encoding minor capsid protein, with protein sequence MAWPKVLFGVPKRDPGASDVYAVAARHRQRLLEGEAKAVREIQRAYRIAERGMRRRLAEVQAQVERATANGELVSRAWLERQERWAALLAAVNRESARFAGKALGTATRRQRESALAGRADSEELVRATSVRSSFRSLPKAAFEDLVGSFSDGSPLTGLFEDVASGAAKVAQEVWFDGLAAGENPRKIGRRLNERLGQALQGRGVLIARTESIRVYTTAQQRNYSANKDVVEASIIVSALDARTCPMCVAQHGQVLQHGESFHRHPGCRCTLRPKVKYFETKVETGEEWLRRQPADVAREKLGKARYELWRDGRIGLSDIYVETMHPKWGPGLRMRPIDSVLDRAGKPG encoded by the coding sequence GTGGCCTGGCCTAAAGTGCTGTTCGGCGTCCCCAAGCGAGACCCGGGGGCGAGCGACGTCTATGCCGTCGCGGCCAGGCACCGTCAGCGCTTGCTCGAGGGCGAGGCAAAGGCGGTGCGCGAAATCCAGCGCGCCTACCGGATCGCCGAACGCGGGATGCGCCGGCGGCTCGCAGAAGTCCAGGCACAGGTCGAGCGGGCTACGGCAAACGGCGAATTGGTCAGTCGTGCCTGGCTCGAGCGACAGGAGCGCTGGGCAGCGTTGCTGGCCGCGGTAAACCGTGAGTCGGCCCGTTTTGCCGGAAAGGCGCTGGGCACGGCGACACGGCGCCAGCGCGAGTCGGCGCTGGCCGGGCGGGCCGACTCCGAGGAGCTCGTCCGGGCAACTTCGGTGCGTTCGTCGTTCCGCTCGTTGCCCAAAGCCGCGTTTGAGGACCTGGTCGGCAGCTTTAGCGACGGATCCCCGCTGACGGGCCTGTTCGAAGACGTGGCCAGTGGGGCCGCAAAGGTCGCGCAGGAGGTTTGGTTCGACGGGCTCGCCGCCGGCGAGAACCCGCGCAAGATCGGCAGGCGCCTCAATGAACGGCTGGGCCAGGCGCTGCAAGGCCGTGGCGTATTGATCGCCCGGACCGAGTCGATCCGGGTCTACACAACCGCGCAGCAGCGGAACTACTCCGCCAACAAGGACGTTGTCGAAGCCTCGATCATCGTTTCCGCGTTGGACGCCCGCACCTGCCCGATGTGCGTGGCTCAGCACGGGCAGGTGCTCCAGCACGGCGAGTCGTTCCACCGGCACCCGGGGTGCAGGTGCACGCTCCGTCCGAAGGTCAAGTATTTCGAGACGAAGGTCGAGACCGGGGAAGAGTGGCTCCGCAGGCAGCCCGCCGATGTGGCCCGGGAAAAGCTAGGCAAAGCCAGGTACGAGTTGTGGAGGGACGGCCGGATCGGCCTTTCCGACATCTACGTCGAGACCATGCACCCAAAGTGGGGGCCGGGTCTGCGCATGCGGCCGATCGACAGCGTGCTTGATCGCGCGGGTAAACCCGGCTGA
- a CDS encoding head decoration protein yields MPGFGPTDIGKTGRGLTCIADPSTGRRKVGGLTIDWSTVPTIGINEVQTVTVTGSPTGGTFQLGFGGQTTSNLNHNADAATIEAALEALSTIGNGNARVSGTGPFTVEFVEGLRNSDVALMTLAANNLTGGSTPSVTIVETTKGRAEADLTLTDGTVVKAGDKFLEYGTVLVEITASGKYGPYDANASDGRQTVASKRGKVWIKGQTLVKSELGSDHTGDVYDEGIFFKARVKVGGTGQPTEANLLSALPGVTWTS; encoded by the coding sequence ATGCCAGGTTTCGGCCCTACGGACATCGGAAAGACCGGTCGCGGCCTGACCTGCATCGCCGACCCGAGCACCGGCCGGCGGAAGGTCGGGGGCTTGACGATCGACTGGAGCACTGTCCCCACGATCGGCATCAATGAAGTGCAGACTGTGACTGTCACCGGCTCACCGACCGGCGGCACGTTCCAGTTGGGTTTCGGCGGCCAGACCACGTCTAACCTGAACCACAACGCTGACGCGGCGACGATCGAGGCGGCGCTCGAGGCGCTCAGCACGATCGGCAACGGTAACGCCAGGGTCTCTGGCACCGGGCCGTTCACGGTCGAGTTCGTCGAGGGCCTCCGCAACAGCGACGTGGCGTTGATGACCCTCGCCGCGAACAACCTGACGGGCGGTTCCACGCCGAGCGTCACGATCGTCGAGACGACGAAGGGCCGCGCGGAAGCGGATTTGACCCTGACGGACGGCACGGTGGTCAAAGCCGGCGACAAGTTCCTCGAGTACGGCACGGTCTTGGTGGAGATCACGGCCAGCGGGAAGTACGGCCCCTACGACGCTAACGCGAGCGACGGGCGGCAGACGGTGGCCAGCAAGCGTGGCAAAGTGTGGATCAAGGGCCAGACGCTCGTAAAGAGCGAGCTCGGTAGCGACCACACCGGAGACGTCTACGACGAGGGCATCTTCTTCAAGGCGCGGGTCAAGGTCGGTGGCACGGGGCAGCCCACGGAGGCCAACCTCCTCTCCGCCCTGCCGGGAGTGACCTGGACCTCGTAA
- a CDS encoding major capsid protein, translating into MAYTLSELLSVNRISRIIDDVYDRRGAQLPAAAQRVLNVDADEDEITAKVTGLIVAADIIADDGKARVRGTEPLRLTQTKVPNLKIGMNFSQGKLNLLNRLQSQSLPGDLQSFDSYMMRSLRAILDGVEARRAALVCAMMSDVGTYNAFGIQFTNMSWGMPANLKTTLAGNRRWIAGNEATALPVTDIREMRDTAIQQYGIRYDRVTMSAAKLQFMASTTEFRNLAAVVRQLDLPVGFNFNTLELGPLRQVVGAVLDIDIEVEDAVYFVENEDGTQTSSRYFNAADVILSVKAFDGNTSVWDFANAVVTESIVGNKANVALVGGGFASPVRGPVGYGTGSPDLNPPNITLWGVQRGFPRKHMETATARISTE; encoded by the coding sequence ATGGCATACACCCTCTCCGAGCTCCTGTCGGTAAACCGGATCAGCCGGATCATCGACGACGTCTACGACCGGCGCGGCGCCCAGCTGCCCGCCGCGGCCCAACGCGTCCTGAACGTCGACGCAGACGAGGACGAGATCACGGCCAAGGTCACCGGCCTGATCGTCGCGGCCGACATCATCGCCGACGACGGGAAGGCACGCGTCCGAGGGACCGAGCCTCTCCGCCTTACCCAGACGAAGGTGCCGAACCTCAAGATCGGCATGAACTTCAGCCAGGGCAAACTGAACCTGCTTAACCGTCTGCAAAGCCAGTCTTTGCCGGGCGACCTGCAGAGCTTCGACTCTTACATGATGCGCTCGCTACGGGCGATCTTGGACGGCGTCGAGGCCCGGCGCGCGGCGCTGGTCTGCGCGATGATGTCGGACGTCGGCACCTACAATGCCTTCGGGATCCAGTTCACTAACATGAGCTGGGGCATGCCGGCGAACTTGAAGACGACCCTCGCGGGCAACCGCCGCTGGATCGCGGGCAACGAGGCCACGGCGCTTCCAGTCACGGACATCCGCGAGATGCGCGACACTGCCATCCAGCAGTACGGGATTCGGTACGACCGCGTGACCATGAGCGCCGCGAAGTTGCAGTTCATGGCCTCGACTACGGAGTTCCGAAACCTCGCAGCGGTCGTGCGCCAGCTCGACCTGCCGGTCGGGTTCAACTTCAACACGCTTGAGCTGGGGCCGCTCCGCCAGGTGGTCGGCGCGGTGCTCGACATCGATATCGAGGTCGAGGACGCTGTCTACTTCGTCGAGAACGAGGACGGGACGCAGACATCGAGCCGCTACTTCAACGCGGCGGACGTAATCCTGAGCGTGAAGGCGTTCGATGGGAACACGTCGGTCTGGGACTTCGCGAACGCGGTGGTGACCGAGTCGATCGTCGGGAACAAGGCCAACGTCGCACTGGTCGGCGGGGGGTTTGCCTCGCCAGTCCGGGGCCCGGTCGGCTACGGCACCGGCTCTCCCGACCTTAACCCGCCGAACATCACCCTTTGGGGTGTGCAGCGCGGCTTCCCGCGGAAGCACATGGAGACCGCGACCGCCCGCATCAGCACCGAATAA
- a CDS encoding DUF2460 domain-containing protein, producing MAFHDVRFPTDVSRGMRGGPRFLTTVVGSSAGFEQRIGNWSEARRSYTCDLASWDSDRLAAIIAFFNARMGRLHSFRFKDWSDFYVGTRAAPGVYTSPVTIATGDGDETEFQLAKLYPSGPSTVVRKVTRPVSGTVRIYLNGILKAAGTDYSVDYSTGLVTFVAAPGNGVAIGWTGEFDVPARFDTDSLEFENRAVFSGSWQGIAIVEVRE from the coding sequence ATGGCCTTCCACGACGTGCGGTTCCCGACCGACGTATCCCGCGGCATGAGGGGAGGGCCTCGGTTCCTCACCACCGTGGTCGGCTCGTCGGCCGGGTTCGAACAACGGATCGGTAACTGGTCCGAGGCCCGCAGGAGCTACACCTGTGACCTTGCGAGCTGGGACAGCGACCGGTTGGCCGCCATCATCGCCTTCTTTAACGCGCGGATGGGCCGCCTGCACAGTTTCAGGTTCAAAGATTGGAGCGACTTTTACGTCGGGACCAGGGCCGCGCCCGGTGTCTACACGTCACCGGTCACGATCGCTACCGGAGACGGGGACGAGACTGAGTTCCAGCTCGCCAAGCTTTATCCCAGCGGCCCGTCGACCGTCGTGCGCAAGGTCACGCGGCCGGTCTCGGGCACTGTAAGGATCTACCTCAATGGGATCCTTAAGGCGGCTGGCACGGACTATTCCGTCGATTACTCGACCGGGTTGGTCACGTTCGTCGCGGCGCCCGGGAACGGTGTCGCAATCGGCTGGACCGGCGAGTTCGACGTGCCTGCCAGGTTCGACACCGACTCTCTCGAGTTTGAGAACCGCGCTGTCTTCTCAGGTTCTTGGCAAGGAATAGCGATCGTCGAAGTCCGCGAGTGA
- a CDS encoding DUF2163 domain-containing protein → MPRTVPAGLLAAIESESFEPAVLVLVTRKDGTKLGFTSADEPVTFGGDVYEPTDGLRHTEIQSRSGNGVDNLDILGSLSSARISGADLVAGAYDGARIAVRVIDRRDVAAGAALLHVGFIGEVTSKNGEFRAEVRSLSHLLKQNVGDVTSKACRVRRLGDAQCKVNLSGNTVGGVPICATKTLSGGSGVSLTFGSDSAPTGHYSNGIVKFTSGPNSGIEREVKTHALSSGNAVIELRTPFPFAVTAGETALLEAGCDRLVATCRSKFANANNFHGEPDLPGNDKVLKRGRPPRS, encoded by the coding sequence ATGCCGAGAACCGTCCCAGCGGGCCTGCTGGCCGCCATCGAGTCCGAGTCGTTCGAGCCCGCCGTCCTCGTCCTTGTTACCCGCAAAGACGGGACGAAGCTTGGCTTCACGAGCGCGGACGAGCCGGTCACGTTCGGCGGGGACGTCTACGAGCCGACCGACGGGCTGCGCCATACCGAGATCCAAAGCAGGTCGGGCAACGGCGTCGATAACCTGGACATCCTAGGATCGCTCAGCTCGGCAAGGATATCAGGGGCCGACCTAGTCGCCGGCGCCTACGACGGGGCCAGGATCGCGGTCCGCGTCATCGACCGTAGGGACGTCGCGGCAGGCGCCGCGCTTCTCCATGTCGGTTTTATTGGTGAGGTCACGAGCAAGAACGGTGAGTTCCGGGCCGAAGTGAGGTCTCTGAGCCACCTGCTCAAACAGAACGTCGGCGACGTCACCAGTAAGGCTTGTCGGGTGAGGCGGCTCGGCGACGCACAGTGCAAGGTCAACCTCTCTGGCAACACGGTCGGCGGGGTGCCGATCTGCGCGACGAAGACGCTTTCTGGCGGGTCCGGCGTCTCCCTGACTTTCGGTTCGGACAGCGCCCCGACCGGTCACTACTCGAACGGCATCGTCAAGTTTACAAGCGGCCCAAACAGCGGCATCGAGCGCGAGGTCAAGACGCACGCGCTCAGTTCAGGCAACGCGGTTATCGAGTTGCGCACCCCGTTCCCGTTCGCCGTGACCGCTGGCGAGACCGCGTTGCTGGAAGCTGGGTGCGACCGGCTTGTCGCCACGTGTCGCAGTAAGTTCGCCAACGCCAACAACTTCCATGGCGAGCCCGACCTGCCGGGCAACGACAAGGTGCTGAAGAGGGGGCGGCCGCCCCGGTCATGA
- a CDS encoding C40 family peptidase, whose amino-acid sequence MTELNDGGGYLWLRRRIVREARSWIGTPWHHCGRVKGVGVDCAGLVLASWQAARLTVTDPGRYSMCDETELFMNVALGCARAVEEPRPGDVLLFTRRSPSSPMYHHLGVWTGDGSFVHAWSTPSVNAVVETPLDDFWAGCVESVWRHNELREAA is encoded by the coding sequence ATGACGGAGCTAAACGACGGCGGGGGCTATCTCTGGCTGCGCAGGCGTATCGTCCGCGAGGCTCGGTCGTGGATCGGTACGCCTTGGCACCACTGCGGGCGTGTGAAGGGCGTCGGCGTGGATTGCGCCGGCTTAGTGCTCGCGTCTTGGCAAGCTGCGCGTCTGACCGTCACCGACCCGGGCCGCTACTCGATGTGCGACGAGACAGAGCTCTTCATGAATGTCGCTCTTGGCTGCGCCCGCGCGGTCGAAGAGCCAAGGCCCGGAGACGTGCTGCTGTTTACGCGCAGGTCTCCTAGCTCGCCGATGTACCACCACCTGGGAGTCTGGACGGGGGACGGCTCGTTCGTGCACGCTTGGTCTACCCCGTCGGTCAACGCGGTCGTGGAGACGCCGCTCGACGATTTCTGGGCCGGCTGTGTCGAGTCCGTCTGGCGCCATAACGAGCTGAGGGAGGCCGCCTAG
- a CDS encoding phage tail protein translates to MATLVLGGVGALVGSAFGGPAGARWGWAIGTTIGSWLDAPDAPDSEYGKLSDLRYSGSQYGVGYPVVWGRGRVGGQVVWVKEVDGNHLVEHKRSQGGGGGGSGGGGGSVTTYWYSATFAVAVCTGTLHMPNGDLVHLAPELKRVWADDVLVYDSAAPSNIVTPVWHDGSESQAPDSTIVSAMGLGSSATPAFRGTAYMVLTDMSLEEFGNRIPNFSVEVETAAVDYGKVFSDLARMVGILPSELDVTAATSEVKGVVKQGRAAPQDLATSLLTAGALEAVEVDGVIRLVPLGGSPVLTVSSDHVGASLEGSSIEAVERRRAMETELPGRIDVRYFDVDSDAQQNVQTEVRQTADVANSRTIDLPMAMTGDEARAIAARELDRLWTETESLTLHLLPRYLPLAPADVVLVPTDTGAVRTRVTTGRLMPFGPIVLELVPDGASVTVQDPPGAGGGGGGAVYEVVPTTFVVWSGRELLDGHQYSPGFYVAATGEAGWSGCSVWYSLDGGTTYTQGPTITGRSAFGVTETALSDSGAVAGEFDLVNDVEVDLTTSKGSLASVSQAQVDAGENIAVIGDEIVGVATAGLDASYEYTLSDLKRGLRGTPMAGHSIGELFVAATTDLGRVQVGEDYVGETVYVKCLSAYQTLADVTAKPVVIAPRTPSTGEALAAAAVWPTFLAALVSLASGSSAVGSWTPIDLSSDVPDGARFAILQVTLVLAGSHPPSGAKIELRASSGAVEHTALMVWAGDTDDTGSTVQALAALDPARSLEYRVTGDYIDDWSISLLGYYAGLP, encoded by the coding sequence GTGGCGACCCTTGTGCTCGGCGGCGTCGGCGCCCTGGTCGGTTCAGCCTTTGGCGGGCCGGCCGGCGCGCGGTGGGGATGGGCGATCGGGACGACGATCGGCAGCTGGCTCGATGCCCCGGACGCACCGGACTCCGAGTACGGCAAGCTCAGCGACCTGCGCTATTCCGGCTCTCAGTACGGCGTGGGCTACCCGGTCGTGTGGGGCCGTGGCCGCGTGGGCGGGCAGGTCGTCTGGGTGAAAGAGGTGGACGGGAACCACCTAGTCGAGCACAAGCGCTCGCAGGGCGGCGGCGGAGGAGGCTCTGGAGGGGGCGGCGGATCGGTGACGACTTACTGGTACTCCGCGACATTTGCGGTGGCGGTCTGCACCGGCACGTTGCACATGCCGAACGGCGACCTTGTCCACCTCGCGCCCGAGCTCAAGCGCGTCTGGGCGGACGACGTGCTTGTTTACGATTCGGCTGCGCCCAGCAATATCGTGACCCCTGTTTGGCACGACGGCAGTGAAAGCCAGGCCCCAGACTCGACGATCGTCTCGGCCATGGGGCTCGGCAGCTCTGCCACGCCGGCGTTCAGGGGCACGGCCTACATGGTGCTGACCGACATGAGCCTTGAAGAGTTTGGGAACCGGATCCCCAACTTTTCGGTCGAGGTCGAGACTGCCGCCGTCGACTACGGCAAGGTCTTCAGCGACTTGGCACGGATGGTCGGGATACTGCCGAGCGAGCTCGACGTCACTGCAGCGACCTCTGAGGTCAAGGGCGTCGTGAAGCAGGGGCGGGCGGCGCCACAAGACCTTGCCACGTCGCTTCTCACCGCCGGCGCGCTTGAGGCGGTCGAAGTCGACGGTGTCATTCGCCTGGTGCCGCTAGGGGGCTCGCCGGTGTTGACGGTATCGAGCGACCATGTCGGCGCTTCCCTCGAAGGATCCTCCATAGAGGCTGTCGAACGCCGGCGGGCAATGGAGACCGAGCTTCCTGGGCGGATCGACGTTCGCTACTTCGACGTCGATTCCGACGCACAGCAAAACGTGCAGACAGAGGTCCGCCAGACCGCTGACGTTGCGAACAGCCGGACGATCGATTTGCCGATGGCCATGACCGGCGACGAGGCTCGGGCGATCGCGGCCCGCGAGCTAGACCGGCTGTGGACCGAAACTGAGTCGCTGACCCTGCACCTGCTTCCTCGCTACTTGCCGCTGGCCCCAGCGGACGTGGTGCTCGTCCCGACGGACACTGGCGCCGTGAGGACAAGGGTGACGACCGGGCGGCTCATGCCTTTTGGGCCGATCGTGCTCGAGCTCGTACCTGACGGAGCCAGTGTCACGGTACAGGACCCGCCCGGGGCCGGTGGGGGTGGCGGTGGGGCCGTGTACGAAGTAGTGCCGACGACGTTCGTCGTTTGGTCCGGCAGAGAGCTCCTCGACGGCCACCAATACTCGCCGGGGTTCTACGTCGCGGCGACCGGCGAGGCAGGCTGGTCTGGCTGCAGCGTATGGTACTCGCTCGACGGGGGCACGACGTACACGCAGGGGCCGACGATCACCGGCCGGAGCGCTTTCGGTGTGACGGAGACTGCCCTTTCGGACTCCGGAGCGGTCGCGGGCGAGTTCGACCTGGTCAACGATGTTGAAGTCGATTTGACGACGTCCAAGGGCTCGCTCGCGTCGGTCTCGCAAGCCCAGGTGGACGCTGGGGAGAACATAGCCGTCATCGGCGACGAGATCGTCGGCGTCGCGACCGCGGGCCTTGACGCCAGCTACGAGTACACCTTGAGCGACCTCAAGCGCGGTCTGAGGGGCACACCTATGGCCGGCCATTCGATCGGCGAGCTTTTCGTGGCCGCGACGACCGACCTAGGCCGCGTACAAGTCGGCGAAGATTATGTCGGCGAGACGGTTTATGTCAAATGCCTGAGCGCTTACCAGACCCTTGCCGACGTCACGGCCAAGCCGGTGGTGATCGCCCCCAGGACCCCGTCCACCGGCGAGGCGCTGGCGGCCGCCGCCGTTTGGCCGACGTTCCTCGCGGCGCTGGTCTCGCTCGCGTCGGGATCGAGCGCGGTCGGATCGTGGACGCCGATCGATCTAAGCAGTGACGTCCCTGACGGGGCGCGCTTTGCGATACTCCAGGTCACGCTGGTGCTCGCAGGGTCTCACCCACCGTCAGGGGCCAAGATCGAATTGCGTGCGTCGTCCGGCGCCGTAGAGCACACGGCGCTTATGGTCTGGGCCGGCGACACCGATGACACCGGAAGCACTGTCCAGGCCCTGGCGGCGCTTGACCCCGCTCGGTCGCTCGAATACCGGGTCACCGGCGATTACATCGACGACTGGTCCATATCGCTCCTTGGCTACTATGCCGGGCTCCCGTAG
- the ftsY gene encoding signal recognition particle-docking protein FtsY, protein MFKRLMERVDRALGRGVIDEELYEELEEALLQADTNVETAGAILQELREAVRKERVTTPEGIKQRLEEAIRERFHQKVESALFRHIANPTVYLFVGVNGVGKTTTIGKLATRFVREGRKVVLAAGDTFRAAAIEQLEMWAERSGADFVGAQPGSDPASVLFDAINAAKARGADYVLADTAGRQHTKGNLMQELQKVAKVAEKAHGRPPDEVLLVLDANTGQNAIRQAEEFTQVAGVTGLVLTKLDGTARGGALIGIWDRFHIPVKLVGLGEKPEDLQDFDAAKFAASLFS, encoded by the coding sequence GTGTTCAAGCGGCTGATGGAAAGGGTCGATCGCGCCTTGGGGCGGGGCGTGATCGACGAGGAACTCTACGAGGAGCTTGAGGAGGCCCTGCTGCAGGCGGACACCAACGTCGAGACTGCGGGGGCAATCCTTCAGGAGCTGCGCGAAGCCGTCCGCAAGGAGCGGGTCACGACCCCAGAGGGGATCAAGCAACGCCTTGAGGAAGCGATCCGCGAGCGGTTCCACCAAAAGGTGGAGAGTGCCCTCTTCCGGCACATCGCTAACCCAACGGTTTATCTCTTCGTCGGGGTCAACGGGGTCGGCAAGACGACGACCATCGGTAAGCTCGCGACGCGCTTCGTCCGTGAGGGACGCAAGGTCGTTCTGGCCGCAGGCGACACCTTCCGGGCGGCCGCCATCGAGCAGCTCGAGATGTGGGCGGAGCGGTCTGGCGCGGACTTTGTCGGTGCGCAGCCCGGGTCCGACCCCGCCAGCGTCCTCTTCGACGCCATCAACGCGGCCAAGGCGCGCGGGGCCGACTACGTCTTGGCCGACACAGCCGGCCGCCAGCACACAAAAGGCAACCTGATGCAGGAGCTGCAGAAAGTGGCAAAGGTGGCGGAGAAGGCGCACGGCCGACCGCCGGACGAGGTGCTGCTTGTGCTCGACGCGAACACGGGGCAAAACGCGATCCGCCAGGCGGAAGAGTTCACCCAGGTGGCCGGGGTCACCGGCCTCGTCTTGACGAAGCTGGACGGCACCGCAAGGGGTGGGGCCTTGATCGGCATCTGGGACCGCTTCCACATCCCCGTGAAGCTGGTCGGTTTGGGCGAAAAGCCCGAAGACCTGCAGGATTTCGACGCCGCCAAGTTCGCCGCGTCCCTCTTCAGCTAG